The Pseudofrankia inefficax genome window below encodes:
- a CDS encoding calcium-binding protein codes for MTILRSGARRLVLGAAAAVLVTSAAVVGGAATPALAAGTCVDQFTGAALPVTLSGTNGNDVLTVTSSNAVVDALGGNDTVKVGPNLSGVVICLGDGDDTVTGNGGAPNRALSVMGGPGNDAITSGSGGDVLNGGTGFDFIDGGAGSDICKNVETAASCELVQN; via the coding sequence GTGACCATCCTGCGTTCAGGTGCTCGCCGCCTCGTGCTCGGAGCCGCGGCCGCCGTCCTTGTCACGTCGGCGGCGGTCGTCGGTGGCGCCGCCACGCCGGCGTTGGCGGCCGGCACGTGCGTCGACCAGTTCACGGGAGCCGCGCTCCCGGTGACGCTGAGCGGAACGAACGGCAACGACGTCCTGACCGTCACCAGTAGCAACGCGGTGGTCGATGCCCTCGGCGGCAACGACACCGTGAAGGTCGGTCCCAACCTGTCCGGCGTGGTGATCTGCCTGGGCGACGGCGACGACACGGTCACCGGCAACGGCGGGGCGCCGAACCGCGCCCTGTCGGTGATGGGCGGCCCGGGCAACGACGCGATCACCTCCGGCAGCGGGGGCGACGTGCTCAACGGCGGCACGGGCTTCGACTTCATCGACGGCGGCGCCGGCAGCGACATCTGCAAGAACGTCGAGACCGCCGCGAGCTGCGAGCTCGTCCAGAACTGA
- a CDS encoding helix-turn-helix transcriptional regulator: protein MAATVNEPRSDAGRLSTHGNVWEMSRLEHERVPAGSALPPARGPLWMLVLDGSAELQTAAGRHGLDTGDAALVAARTAHRLVAGEDLLLAAADLRPVVASSYRLPSPFVVRGFSGRHPAVTRLIGTCPLEGRCLTPLFAFGYASLLGAALVTSWLETREPDERPRQDEAVADVLAALASDPGEDWTPERMARLAHLSRSALTARFRRATGRSPMEILRELRMHHARTLLTDGSQPVGRVASAVGYRSVAAFSRAFAAHHGAAPQAWRAATSSSAAGHPQ from the coding sequence GTGGCCGCGACTGTGAACGAGCCGAGGTCCGACGCCGGGCGGCTCTCGACGCACGGGAACGTCTGGGAGATGTCACGGCTCGAGCACGAGCGCGTTCCGGCCGGCTCGGCCCTCCCGCCCGCGCGGGGTCCGTTGTGGATGCTCGTTCTGGACGGTTCCGCGGAGCTCCAGACCGCGGCCGGTCGCCATGGTCTCGACACGGGAGACGCGGCGCTCGTCGCGGCGCGCACCGCCCACCGGCTCGTCGCCGGCGAGGACCTGCTGCTCGCGGCCGCCGACCTGCGGCCGGTGGTGGCGTCGTCCTACCGGCTGCCGAGCCCGTTCGTCGTGCGAGGGTTCAGCGGTCGCCATCCCGCCGTGACGCGCCTCATCGGAACGTGCCCGCTCGAAGGCCGGTGTCTCACGCCACTGTTCGCGTTCGGCTACGCGAGCCTGCTCGGCGCCGCGCTGGTGACCTCCTGGCTGGAGACGCGCGAACCCGACGAGCGGCCGCGGCAGGACGAGGCCGTCGCGGACGTGCTCGCCGCGCTCGCGTCGGATCCGGGCGAGGACTGGACGCCCGAGCGGATGGCGCGGTTGGCCCACCTGTCGCGATCCGCGTTGACGGCGCGGTTCCGGCGCGCGACCGGGCGGTCCCCGATGGAGATACTGCGCGAGCTGCGGATGCACCACGCGCGCACGCTGCTGACCGACGGCTCCCAGCCGGTGGGACGGGTCGCGTCCGCGGTGGGCTACCGCTCGGTCGCGGCGTTCAGCAGGGCGTTCGCCGCCCACCACGGCGCGGCGCCGCAGGCGTGGCGCGCGGCGACGTCGTCGTCAGCCGCGGGGCACCCGCAGTAG
- a CDS encoding nitroreductase/quinone reductase family protein encodes MEFEHADAINQAIRLLSLRHRARAAALLTPLGLYPGQEALLLELARTGPRIQAQLSEALGCEPPSVTLMTRKLEASGHLRRTADPSDRRASVVALTDRGQAVADQVKDLWRTLAQETVAGLPAETVTELPGILNTLTRNVDTRRPDQPSGRRPAPVADSRRAGRPDRRGPRTGDYEPSALGFVRDHVEQIMRTGTTDGVTMKGRPMVLMTYLGARSGKVRKTPVMRVEHEGSYAAVASNGAQPANPQWYASLLAAPVIELQDRAVTRQYRAREVFGDEKALWWRRAVDAFADYADYQRQIDRQIPVLVLEPVTGDPPAAGGTQG; translated from the coding sequence GTGGAGTTCGAGCACGCCGACGCCATCAACCAGGCCATCCGGCTCCTGAGCCTGCGCCACCGGGCCAGGGCCGCGGCCCTGCTGACCCCGCTCGGCCTGTACCCCGGGCAGGAGGCGCTCCTGCTCGAACTCGCCAGGACCGGCCCGAGGATCCAGGCCCAGCTCAGCGAGGCCCTCGGGTGCGAGCCACCCAGCGTCACGCTCATGACCCGCAAGCTCGAAGCCTCCGGCCACCTCCGCCGCACGGCGGACCCGTCCGACAGGCGCGCCAGCGTCGTCGCACTCACCGACCGCGGCCAGGCGGTGGCCGACCAGGTCAAGGACCTGTGGCGAACTCTCGCGCAGGAGACCGTGGCCGGCCTGCCCGCCGAGACGGTGACGGAACTACCCGGCATCCTCAACACCCTGACCCGCAACGTGGACACCAGGCGCCCCGACCAGCCATCTGGCCGCCGGCCCGCTCCGGTCGCGGACTCGCGACGGGCCGGGCGCCCCGATCGGCGCGGGCCGAGGACGGGCGACTACGAACCAAGCGCGTTGGGTTTCGTGCGCGACCACGTCGAGCAGATCATGCGCACCGGCACGACGGACGGCGTCACGATGAAAGGCCGGCCCATGGTGCTGATGACCTACCTGGGCGCCAGGAGCGGCAAGGTTCGCAAGACACCGGTGATGCGGGTCGAGCACGAGGGCAGCTATGCGGCTGTCGCGTCCAACGGCGCCCAACCGGCCAACCCGCAGTGGTACGCGAGCCTGCTCGCCGCGCCTGTCATCGAGCTCCAGGACCGCGCGGTGACGCGCCAGTACCGGGCCCGCGAGGTGTTCGGGGACGAGAAGGCCCTCTGGTGGCGCCGCGCGGTGGACGCGTTTGCGGACTACGCCGACTACCAGCGCCAGATCGACCGCCAGATCCCGGTCCTCGTCCTGGAACCCGTCACCGGCGACCCGCCGGCCGCCGGGGGTACCCAGGGATAG
- a CDS encoding Uma2 family endonuclease: MATPEAPDWSWLRAAAQAPEMTLDLYEELPEDLAGRIEVSDGSVVICHSPSDKHLAVQHALLNALAEAARKHDQRTGTCHRVRADIDVLLTEVPFHFRRPDLTLFRCLDDPRRGRWQGKPTAADTLIVIEIVSPGSVSDDLLVKRVRYARAGIGFYWIIRLAQNDGPAVSVERLRLTSDGAYAMEQVTFRKKDILAIDAIDPIEVTATWEQLDEWL; encoded by the coding sequence ATGGCGACGCCAGAGGCCCCCGACTGGTCATGGCTACGTGCCGCGGCCCAGGCGCCCGAGATGACTCTCGATCTTTACGAAGAGCTTCCCGAGGATCTAGCCGGCCGGATCGAGGTCTCGGACGGATCGGTTGTCATCTGCCATTCGCCCAGCGACAAGCACCTGGCAGTCCAGCACGCCCTGCTCAACGCGCTCGCAGAGGCCGCTCGCAAGCACGACCAGCGCACGGGGACCTGTCATCGGGTCCGCGCTGACATCGACGTCCTGCTCACCGAGGTGCCGTTTCATTTCCGCCGCCCGGACCTGACCCTCTTCCGGTGCCTCGACGACCCGCGCCGGGGACGGTGGCAGGGCAAGCCCACCGCGGCCGACACGTTGATCGTCATCGAGATCGTGTCACCTGGTTCGGTCTCGGATGACCTGCTCGTCAAGCGAGTCCGCTACGCCAGGGCCGGAATCGGCTTCTACTGGATCATCCGGCTCGCTCAGAACGACGGCCCGGCGGTCTCCGTCGAACGGCTGCGCCTGACGTCGGACGGCGCCTACGCGATGGAGCAGGTCACCTTCCGGAAGAAGGACATCCTCGCCATCGACGCCATCGACCCCATCGAGGTCACCGCGACCTGGGAACAACTGGACGAATGGCTCTGA